The genomic segment CTTGTTCGTCACTCGGGGTAAAGCCTTGGGAACGTGACTTGTTAGCTAAACCTGAAATGCAGCTTGCTGAGAACCCGATGGAACTGGGGTTTGACGACCATACTTACTTCAGTAAAGAAGGCTCTAGTGGCGGCGGTAGTTTTGCGGGTGGAGGTTGTGGATGCAACTAAAAAACAAAACCTTTACTAATATTTCGCTGACACTGGCTGCAGCTACATGTGTACTTGCCACCCCAGCGATGGCTGCAACATCAGAACCTGATAGCTGGGACATTGATGCTGGGTTATTGATTTATGCCGAAAGTGATGATCAAGTTCAAGCCTATGAGGGTGCACTGTCTATCACTAAGCGAATCGATGACGAGCGTAGTATTAATGTTAAAGCTGTGGTTGATGTACTTAGTGGTGCTTCACCCAATGGCGCTGTTGCTCAAAACAGAGCACAAACATTT from the Moritella sp. Urea-trap-13 genome contains:
- a CDS encoding DUF4266 domain-containing protein, which encodes MRRILLLACILSLTACSSLGVKPWERDLLAKPEMQLAENPMELGFDDHTYFSKEGSSGGGSFAGGGCGCN